One region of Corvus hawaiiensis isolate bCorHaw1 chromosome 12, bCorHaw1.pri.cur, whole genome shotgun sequence genomic DNA includes:
- the PARD6A gene encoding partitioning defective 6 homolog alpha isoform X2, producing MAKHHRTPARSAEPVIEVKSKFDAEFRRFAMKRSGAGSFQDFYQLLQTVHQIPRVDVLLGYTDIHGDLLPINNDDNYHKALSSANPLLRVIIQKKESDASVFASNSLQRKKKGLLRPAHYRAKPHLLIGMPQDFRQISSIIDVDILPETHRRVRLHKHGSDKPLGFYIRDGVSVRVAPQGVEKVPGIFISRLVKGGLAESTGLLAVSDEILEVNGIDVAGKSLDQVTDMMVANSHNLIITVKPANQRNNVIRSSKASGSSGMSTDSTPSQQTPSPASQYLSNYSTAESDEEGDLVIESDSASHYIPGGCPNGGPADGPLQRSLSPHSSRGSLQSLGSHDGSPGRGSGREDGTLLTL from the exons aTGGCCAAGCACCACCGCACGCCGGCGCGCTCCGCCGAGCCCGTCATCGAGGTCAAGAGCAAG TTCGACGCTGAATTTCGCCGCTTTGCCATGAAGCGCTCCGGAGCCGGCAGCTTCCAGGACTTCTaccagctgctgcagacagTGCACCAGATCCCACGGGTGGACGTGCTCCTGGGCTACACGGACATCCACGGCGACCTCCTGCCCATCAACAATGACGACAACTACCACAAAGCCCTGTCCTCTGCCAACCCCCTCCTCAGGGTCATCATCCAGAAGAAGG AGTCTGATGCCAGCGTCTTCGCCTCCAACTCCTTGCAGCGGAAGAAGAAGGGGCTGCTGCGCCCAGCACACTACCGGGCCAAGCCTCACCTCCTCATCGGGATGCCCCAGGACTTCCGCCAGATCTCCTCCATCATCGACGTGGACATCCTGCCCGAGACCCACCGGCGCGTGCGGCTCCACAAGCACGGCTCCGACAAACCGCTGGGCTTCTACATCCGCGACGGCGTCAGCGTGCGCGTGGCCCCGCAGGGCGTCGAGAAGGTGCCCGGCATCTTCATCTCCCGCCTGGTGAAGGGTGGCCTGGCCGAGAGCACGGGGCTGCTGGCAGTGAGCGACGAGATCCTGGAGGTGAATGGCATCGATGTGGCTGGCAAGTCTCTGGACCAAGTGACGGACATGATGGTGGCCAACAGCCACAACCTCATCATCACTGTCAAGCCGGCCAACCAGCGCAACAACGTCATCCGCAGCAGCAAGGCCTCGGGCAGCTCCGGCATGTCCACGGACAGCACCCCCAGCCAGCAGACCCCCAGCCCGGCCTCGCAGTACCTGAGCAATTACAGCACGGCCGAGAGCGACGAGGAGGGCGACCTGGTCATCGAGAGCGACAGCGCGTCCCACTACATCCCTGGGGGCTGCCCCAACGGGGGCCCCGCGGACGGACCCCTCCAGCGGAGCCTGTCCCCGCACAGCTCGCGGGGCTCCCTGCAGTCCCTCGGCAGCCACGacggcagccctggcaggggcaGTGGACGGGAGGATGGCACCCTCCTCACCCTATAG
- the HERPUD1 gene encoding homocysteine-responsive endoplasmic reticulum-resident ubiquitin-like domain member 1 protein, translating to MEEQLSLLVRSPAQRHRDLRLRAEPAWTVRRLKTELRRLLPDAPPEEDQKLIYSGKLLLDHHCLGELLPKQGELHALHLVYNFKTPANMQETKAEVKADQPKLPSEARQESTVSSSSGGRLRNSSGGHSSAEASNGLETTQRPFQSVAPGFSAYTTYSMLQMSWFQQIYARQYYMQYLASTAASSDPSHAQRSQEIPVTPPAPLPDPFPAQNQPGNQNVAAQVNAVVDQNLRMNAQGGPLMEEDEEGGNRDWLDWLYSATLLYVFVNMVYFYSSISRLLLVMGGTVLMYLHHAGWFPFRRRPVQPFPGNVPPQAALNQDQNNNLQGENGGRTNESEMPPDEGQAFQELQQANPSLMSTAWVFFKTFFASLLPEGPGLTRN from the exons ATGGAGGAGCAGCTGTCGTTGCTGGTCCGGAGTCCCGCGCAGCGGCACCGCGACCTCCGGCTCCGCGCTGAGCCCGCCTGGACCGTGCGCCGGCTCAAGACCGAGCTGCGCCGGCTCCTGCCCGACGCGCCG cCTGAAGAGGACCAAAAGCTGATTTAttctgggaagctgctgcttgatCACCACTGTCTGGGAGAATTGTTGCCAAAG CAAGGGGAGCTGCATGCTCTTCATTTGGTGTACAACTTCAAGACTCCTGCAAATATGCAAGAAACCAAAGCAGAG GTTAAAGCTGATCAGCCCAAGTTACCATCAGAAGCCAGGCAGGAATCAACTGTGTCTTCCTCAAGTGGTGGAAGATTGAGGAACTCTTCAGGTGGCCACTCTTCAGCAGAAGCCAGTAATGG GCTGGAAACAACTCAGCGTCCCTTCCAGAGCGTGGCTCCTGGCTTCTCTGCTTACACAACCTACAGCATGCTTCAGATGTCCTGGTTCCAGCAGATTTATGCAAGACAGTATTACATGCAATA CCTGGCTTCTACTGCTGCATCTTCTGACCCATCCCATGCACAGCGTTCTCAGGAGATACCAGTgacacctccagctcctctcccagacCCATTTCCTGCCCAAAACCAGCCCGGAAACCAGAATGTTGCTGCTCAGGTTAATGCAGTGGTTGACCAGAACTTGAGGATGAATGCCCAAGGGGGGCCCCTCatggaggaagatgaggagggTGGCAATCGAGACTGGTTGGACTGGCTCTACTCAGCAACGCTGTTATATGTTTTTGTCAACATGGTCTATTTCTACTCCAGTATCAGCAGACTCCTCCTCGTTATGGGTGGCACTGTTCTGATGTATCT GCACCATGCTGGATGGTTCCCATTTAGACGAAGACCAGTTCAGCCCTTCCCAGGCAATGTTCCTCCTCAAGCTGCTCTAAACCAGGACCAGAACAATAACTTACAG GGGGAAAATGGAGGCAGAACAAATGAGTCTGAGATGCCTCCTGATGAGGGACAGGCTTTCCAAGAACTGCAGCAGGCCAACCCTTCGCTCATGAGCACAgcgtgggtttttttcaagactTTCTTTGCATCCCTCCTTCCAGAAGGGCCTGGACTGACCCGCAACTGA
- the ENKD1 gene encoding enkurin domain-containing protein 1, whose product MCEGPSRISGPIPPDPTLFPEYYKRPFSARGRLEGNAQKLCLTLTSGPLDPVPNPYLALGSARQAQPAPRIRPSGKDFLEKGQKGTLSLLLQLEGISLDRELPVKRKEAKDYEKENVRRIKEIQKKCKEKERAQEHSQPKPVKALWKSQKYENVESKVKAKLQETSPPPNPEAVNFLRAYSRCGSGIKPCRPLSPRPVRAKAGAGTEAPEAQGAETKMQVEGRSIDFIRHNACAAKRAPLRRSQSLQALAELLQQKHREQEEYNAKQKGHVPQYLLERKELWRKQMEERLRNLPDPDTPPGHTMMPESQRLETLSNLKQSQEQLIKDLVLLPMRGDSLKMQKRRVELERKLSQIEEAIKIFSRPKVFIKLDS is encoded by the exons ATGTGTGAAGGGCCATCCAGGATTTCTGGACCCATTCCTCCAGACCCAACACTCTTTCCAGAGTATTACAAACGTCCCTTCTCAG CTCGagggaggctggaaggaaatgCTCAGAAGCTGTGTTTAACTTTAACCTCTGGCCCCCTGGACCCAGTTCCCAACCCGTACCTCGCTTTGGGCAGTGCCCGCCAGGCCCAGCCAGCCCCCCGCATTCGCCCCAGCGGGAAGGACTTCCTGGAGAAGGGACAGAAAGGGACACTCAGCCTCTTACTGCAGCTTGAAGGGATCTCCCTTGACAGGGAGCTGCCAGTCAAGA GGAAAGAGGCCAAGGACTACGAGAAGGAAAATGTGAGGCGGATAAAGGAGATTCAGAAGAAGTGCAAAGAGAAGGAGCGAGCCCAAGAGCACAGCCAGCCCAAGCCTGTGAAAGCTCTGTGGAAGTCccagaaatatgaaaatgtggAGTCAAAGGTGAAGGCCAAACTGCAG GAGACCTCCCCACCTCCAAATCCCGAGGCTGTGAATTTCCTGAGGGCATATTCTCGCTGTGGCTCTGGGATCAAGCCGTGCAGACCACTGTCCCCAAGGCCTGTCAGAGCAAAAGCAGGAGCAGGCACAGAGGCTCCAGAGGCACAGGGTGCTGAAACCAAG atGCAGGTGGAGGGCAGGAGCATTGACTTCATCAGGCACAACGCCTGCGCTGCCAAGCGGGCCCCGCTGCGCCGCTCCCAGTCCCTGCAGGCGCTGGccgagctgctgcagcagaagcacCGGGAGCAGGAGGAATACAACGCCAAGCAAAAGGGCCACGTCCCCCAGTA CCtgctggagaggaaggagctgtggCGCAAGCAGATGGAGGAGCGACTGCGAAACCTGCCAGACCCCGACACGCCGCCCGGTCACACCATGATGCCAGAGAGCCAGCGGCTGGAGACCCTCAGCAATCTGAAGCAGA gccaggagcagctgataaAGGATCTGGTTCTGCTGCCGATGCGTGGAGACAGCCTCAAGATGCAGAAGAGGCGGGTAGAGCTCGAGAGGAAGCTCTCCCAGATAGAAGAGGCAATCAAAATTTTCTCAAGGCCCAAGGTTTTCATCAAGTTGGACTCCTGA
- the PARD6A gene encoding partitioning defective 6 homolog alpha isoform X1, with protein MAKHHRTPARSAEPVIEVKSKFDAEFRRFAMKRSGAGSFQDFYQLLQTVHQIPRVDVLLGYTDIHGDLLPINNDDNYHKALSSANPLLRVIIQKKAESDASVFASNSLQRKKKGLLRPAHYRAKPHLLIGMPQDFRQISSIIDVDILPETHRRVRLHKHGSDKPLGFYIRDGVSVRVAPQGVEKVPGIFISRLVKGGLAESTGLLAVSDEILEVNGIDVAGKSLDQVTDMMVANSHNLIITVKPANQRNNVIRSSKASGSSGMSTDSTPSQQTPSPASQYLSNYSTAESDEEGDLVIESDSASHYIPGGCPNGGPADGPLQRSLSPHSSRGSLQSLGSHDGSPGRGSGREDGTLLTL; from the exons aTGGCCAAGCACCACCGCACGCCGGCGCGCTCCGCCGAGCCCGTCATCGAGGTCAAGAGCAAG TTCGACGCTGAATTTCGCCGCTTTGCCATGAAGCGCTCCGGAGCCGGCAGCTTCCAGGACTTCTaccagctgctgcagacagTGCACCAGATCCCACGGGTGGACGTGCTCCTGGGCTACACGGACATCCACGGCGACCTCCTGCCCATCAACAATGACGACAACTACCACAAAGCCCTGTCCTCTGCCAACCCCCTCCTCAGGGTCATCATCCAGAAGAAGG CAGAGTCTGATGCCAGCGTCTTCGCCTCCAACTCCTTGCAGCGGAAGAAGAAGGGGCTGCTGCGCCCAGCACACTACCGGGCCAAGCCTCACCTCCTCATCGGGATGCCCCAGGACTTCCGCCAGATCTCCTCCATCATCGACGTGGACATCCTGCCCGAGACCCACCGGCGCGTGCGGCTCCACAAGCACGGCTCCGACAAACCGCTGGGCTTCTACATCCGCGACGGCGTCAGCGTGCGCGTGGCCCCGCAGGGCGTCGAGAAGGTGCCCGGCATCTTCATCTCCCGCCTGGTGAAGGGTGGCCTGGCCGAGAGCACGGGGCTGCTGGCAGTGAGCGACGAGATCCTGGAGGTGAATGGCATCGATGTGGCTGGCAAGTCTCTGGACCAAGTGACGGACATGATGGTGGCCAACAGCCACAACCTCATCATCACTGTCAAGCCGGCCAACCAGCGCAACAACGTCATCCGCAGCAGCAAGGCCTCGGGCAGCTCCGGCATGTCCACGGACAGCACCCCCAGCCAGCAGACCCCCAGCCCGGCCTCGCAGTACCTGAGCAATTACAGCACGGCCGAGAGCGACGAGGAGGGCGACCTGGTCATCGAGAGCGACAGCGCGTCCCACTACATCCCTGGGGGCTGCCCCAACGGGGGCCCCGCGGACGGACCCCTCCAGCGGAGCCTGTCCCCGCACAGCTCGCGGGGCTCCCTGCAGTCCCTCGGCAGCCACGacggcagccctggcaggggcaGTGGACGGGAGGATGGCACCCTCCTCACCCTATAG